One genomic window of Magnetococcus sp. PR-3 includes the following:
- the nagZ gene encoding beta-N-acetylhexosaminidase: MTESIHPGRYLVTSLSGLTLSAEEKVYLKAVKPAGVMLFSRNIRDLEQVTHLIERIRHYSADTVLWIDQEGGRVQRLGHPLTPLPAAEQFAKLYRHAPMQARYLAEQAGALAGRELKSLGFGVNCAPVLDIPAPQADPVIGNRAFGRDAHTITDLAGAWLTGLQSAGVMGVAKHFPGHGDALVDSHLALPRVKTEIGELRQKTWVPYVQLIKQIQGIMTAHLVMENLDPQHPATWSSVVLKDWLRGRLGYTGLIVSDALEMGALGGSMEDRAARAIRAGCDQLLVCSGRRNHMEQALCGVVQALGEKSQSEQQSDGQRMERILSSCRFSPGNWQKVVEDPAQEALKESLQRLVSHDLGRDPTEVLHRKL, translated from the coding sequence ATGACAGAATCCATACATCCTGGTCGGTATTTGGTGACCTCACTCTCCGGGTTAACCCTTAGCGCGGAGGAGAAGGTCTATCTCAAGGCGGTTAAACCGGCAGGTGTCATGCTCTTCTCCCGTAACATCCGGGATCTTGAGCAGGTGACACATCTGATTGAGCGTATTCGCCACTACAGTGCAGATACGGTCTTATGGATTGATCAGGAAGGGGGGCGGGTACAGCGTTTAGGGCATCCACTTACCCCATTACCCGCGGCTGAGCAGTTTGCTAAACTCTACCGTCATGCCCCCATGCAGGCACGATATTTGGCTGAACAGGCTGGTGCCTTAGCTGGGCGAGAGTTAAAAAGCCTGGGGTTTGGTGTCAACTGTGCGCCGGTACTGGATATTCCTGCCCCACAGGCAGATCCGGTCATTGGTAACCGTGCTTTTGGGCGAGATGCCCACACCATTACCGATCTAGCTGGGGCTTGGCTTACCGGTTTGCAGTCTGCTGGGGTGATGGGGGTGGCTAAGCACTTTCCCGGTCATGGGGATGCCTTGGTCGACTCCCATTTGGCTTTGCCTCGGGTAAAAACAGAAATTGGGGAACTGCGGCAAAAAACCTGGGTCCCATATGTGCAGTTGATAAAACAAATCCAGGGCATTATGACCGCTCATCTGGTGATGGAAAATTTGGATCCTCAACATCCAGCTACGTGGTCCTCCGTGGTGTTAAAAGACTGGCTCAGGGGCCGGTTGGGATATACGGGGCTTATTGTTTCGGATGCACTGGAGATGGGCGCACTTGGTGGGTCTATGGAGGATCGTGCCGCGCGTGCTATACGTGCTGGGTGTGATCAATTGTTGGTCTGTTCAGGGCGGCGGAACCATATGGAGCAAGCCTTGTGTGGTGTGGTACAAGCGTTGGGTGAAAAATCACAATCTGAGCAGCAAAGTGATGGTCAACGTATGGAACGTATCCTTTCCTCATGCCGTTTTTCACCGGGTAATTGGCAGAAGGTAGTTGAAGATCCAGCCCAAGAGGCGTTAAAAGAGAGTCTACAACGTTTGGTCAGTCATGATCTTGGCCGGGACCCGACGGAAGTGTTACATAGAAAATTATAG
- a CDS encoding DUF971 domain-containing protein — MDLNQTQFGASHLPTEIRQISAEKVLEITWDNGKKSRFTMEALRVFCPCADCRGHTPDQKKLIDGKLDVTITDIEPVGHYAVRLGFSDDHDSGIYDWELLYDLDENMEVYWKGYEAELQQAGKRRRPSVFAIKSV; from the coding sequence ATGGATTTGAATCAGACCCAGTTTGGCGCCTCGCACCTACCTACAGAGATTCGTCAGATCTCAGCGGAGAAGGTGTTGGAGATCACCTGGGATAATGGTAAGAAGTCTCGTTTTACCATGGAAGCACTGCGGGTGTTTTGCCCCTGTGCTGACTGCCGTGGTCATACACCGGATCAAAAAAAGCTCATTGATGGCAAGTTGGATGTCACCATCACCGATATTGAGCCCGTTGGTCACTATGCGGTACGTCTAGGCTTTTCTGATGATCATGACAGTGGTATTTACGATTGGGAACTGCTGTATGATCTTGATGAGAATATGGAAGTCTACTGGAAAGGCTATGAGGCAGAGCTGCAGCAGGCTGGTAAACGCCGCCGTCCATCGGTTTTTGCCATTAAGTCTGTCTAA
- a CDS encoding molybdopterin oxidoreductase family protein, whose product MATETHYTTCPLDCPSACALQITTEEGRLTKIKGDGNHPFTQGVICGKVARYEAVQNGERITQPMKRVGPKGLGHFEPISWDEAMETMVTELQSRIDTYGAETVWPYWYGGTMGLLQRKALTRLTHRGGFSRMLGTICSYIGVAGWQAGVNNFVGPSADDMAACSDLVVLWGINAVSTHINMMGFVKKARARGAKFIVVDPYRNRTAKLADEHINPRPGTDGALAAAMMHVLLGEGLANRDYLARMTDFDEEVETHFKDKTPEWAAEITGLEAETIRQFARQLGQASVPYIRMGLGMSRQNNGAVNIHAVSALPAMVGAWEKRGGGAMMMSHGAFGLNDRAITGPHLVQGQPARELDMSRVGAILNDTKQETPVSAMLIMSVNPAVTNPDLGAVYRGLTRKDLFTVVHEQVMSDTAKFADILLPATTFLEHEDLYSSYGQYTLQHAQPILPPTGDARCNHDWVNELARRLGYEEQEFKNSTTQTVAQVLADSNLPPIDQWQGRWQDVTPDEDTRHHRHGFGHADKRFHFRAHWSNPQMPALPDHWAVNRRDLASDQSYPLDFMTPPAHAVLNSTFTQCDYHEKKLGEPLLFINPEDAQQRGVKEGDLVVAYNALAYLRFKAHLTEDVRPGLTLCESNYAAKAFKEGISLNALSHADVVEPTGGAAFHDNRVQVEKVT is encoded by the coding sequence ATGGCTACAGAAACACACTATACCACCTGCCCACTGGATTGCCCCAGCGCCTGTGCCCTGCAGATCACCACAGAAGAGGGGCGTTTAACCAAGATTAAAGGCGATGGTAACCATCCTTTTACTCAAGGGGTTATTTGCGGCAAAGTGGCCCGTTATGAGGCGGTGCAGAATGGTGAACGCATTACCCAACCGATGAAGCGGGTAGGCCCCAAGGGGTTAGGTCATTTTGAGCCTATCAGTTGGGATGAGGCCATGGAGACCATGGTAACTGAGCTGCAAAGTCGCATCGATACATATGGTGCCGAGACGGTTTGGCCCTACTGGTACGGGGGGACCATGGGGCTGTTGCAGCGTAAAGCTCTGACACGTTTGACCCACCGTGGGGGGTTCAGCCGTATGTTGGGCACCATCTGCTCCTATATCGGGGTAGCGGGGTGGCAAGCTGGGGTCAATAATTTTGTCGGCCCCAGTGCCGATGATATGGCGGCGTGTAGTGATCTTGTTGTGTTGTGGGGCATTAATGCGGTCTCTACCCACATCAATATGATGGGGTTTGTTAAAAAAGCCCGTGCCCGCGGTGCAAAATTTATTGTCGTCGATCCCTATCGTAACCGGACCGCTAAGTTGGCGGATGAGCATATTAATCCGCGTCCCGGTACCGATGGCGCACTGGCTGCCGCTATGATGCATGTCTTGTTGGGGGAGGGTTTGGCCAATCGGGACTATCTGGCGCGCATGACCGACTTTGATGAAGAAGTTGAGACTCACTTTAAGGATAAGACTCCCGAGTGGGCTGCTGAAATTACCGGCCTGGAGGCGGAGACGATCCGCCAGTTTGCTCGGCAGTTAGGGCAGGCTTCGGTGCCCTATATCCGTATGGGGTTGGGTATGAGCCGCCAAAACAATGGGGCGGTCAATATTCATGCGGTGTCTGCCCTTCCTGCCATGGTGGGCGCTTGGGAAAAGCGCGGGGGTGGGGCGATGATGATGTCCCACGGGGCCTTTGGTCTCAACGATCGGGCCATTACCGGACCCCATTTAGTGCAAGGGCAGCCCGCACGTGAGCTGGATATGAGCCGTGTTGGGGCGATCTTGAATGATACAAAGCAGGAAACCCCGGTTTCAGCGATGTTGATTATGAGTGTGAATCCGGCTGTGACCAACCCGGATCTTGGCGCTGTCTACCGGGGGCTAACCCGTAAAGATCTGTTTACCGTGGTGCATGAACAGGTCATGAGTGATACCGCCAAGTTTGCAGATATCTTACTGCCAGCCACCACCTTTTTGGAGCATGAAGATCTCTACAGCTCCTATGGCCAATATACCCTGCAGCATGCCCAGCCCATTTTACCACCAACTGGGGATGCCCGGTGTAACCACGATTGGGTCAATGAGCTGGCCCGCCGTTTGGGATATGAGGAGCAGGAGTTTAAGAACAGCACCACCCAAACCGTTGCCCAGGTATTGGCAGACTCTAACCTGCCACCCATTGATCAGTGGCAAGGGCGTTGGCAGGATGTCACACCGGATGAAGATACCCGTCACCACCGGCATGGTTTTGGGCATGCCGATAAGCGTTTTCACTTTCGGGCCCATTGGTCGAATCCTCAAATGCCAGCTCTACCAGACCACTGGGCGGTCAACCGGCGTGATCTGGCTTCAGATCAGAGCTATCCGCTGGATTTTATGACCCCACCGGCCCATGCCGTATTGAACTCGACCTTCACCCAGTGCGACTATCATGAAAAAAAGCTGGGGGAGCCTCTGTTGTTCATTAACCCAGAGGATGCCCAGCAGCGTGGGGTGAAAGAGGGGGATCTTGTTGTTGCTTATAACGCTTTGGCTTATCTGCGTTTTAAAGCACACCTGACAGAAGATGTTCGTCCTGGTCTAACCCTATGTGAAAGCAACTATGCGGCAAAGGCATTTAAAGAGGGCATCTCTCTAAACGCTTTGAGTCATGCTGATGTTGTTGAACCGACCGGTGGTGCGGCTTTTCATGATAACCGCGTACAGGTTGAAAAGGTGACCTGA